CTCTGCAGCAGCCTTAACAGACTCTATAGAGGCTACAACCTCGCCACGTTTCACACTACGTCCAACATCAGGTAGCTCAACACCAACTATATCGCGCAGTTTTTTCTGCGCATAGTCTGTAATACCGACGATGGCGATGTCACCCTCTAGTTTCACCCACTCGTCGGTATCCGTGTACCGCCTGTCTCTAGCAATAATATAGTCGAGCACACGAATGTACTCGGCCACGCATATCCACCGGCTACTTTACCGGCGAGATATGTGGTAAAAGCGACTATTCTCAATGACACCCTCCTTTAACGCCGCCTGGGTGTTGGAAGAGCAAGTATTGAGCCCGTTAACGCCAGCTGCATTAGATTTAGCAATGTGTAACCCCACGATGCTAGGGGTAGCTCCGTGCTAGTATCTATGTACACACAGTACTTACTCCATGAGCATTGCGAGCTGTATTCGTGGCTAAATAGTAGACGGTAGGGTTGCATGGTATACGCGGCCACGAAACCAGCTATTGCGAGTAGTGTAAAACCTAAAGCAGCTGTTACTAGCCAATGGCGTCCACCGAGCCTGGAGAGAAGGTAGGTCTCAACGTATAACGTTGCCACTAGGAAGCCCGCTAGTAGCGAGGTTGGTACAACAGCTGCTAGTAACGGCTCTACGCCAGAAAGTAGCGCAACCACCCCAGTGTAAAAGACAAGAATAGAGGATAATCCTAGGGCTCCGCATTCAAACCGGTTCATCGCGATGAAGGAAAGTATTGAAGCCGCAAACGCTACAAGCGCCAAGTGTACAACGCCAAGCATTACCAGTGCCAACCCCGTTAGCACGCCGTACCCGACAGCGAGCACAACCACCGGGAATGGCACAGTCTCTATCACTCTACATCTAGCTATGATGGCTGCATGCAACCCTAGCCATAGACCCCACAGCAGCCAAAAGCCGCCTTCAAAACAGAATAGCGATGGACAGAAATACGCTATGATACTAGCATAACCC
The Pyrolobus fumarii 1A DNA segment above includes these coding regions:
- the gcvH gene encoding glycine cleavage system protein GcvH, with amino-acid sequence MAEYIRVLDYIIARDRRYTDTDEWVKLEGDIAIVGITDYAQKKLRDIVGVELPDVGRSVKRGEVVASIESVKAAAEVYAPLTGEIVEVNERLYEEPELLNKEPYETWMFKIKVVDKSEYEKLMSPEEYAKHIKRREEGS